The genomic segment GACCCCATCTTCAAGCCGTCTGCGACTTCTTCTTCCGTCAGTTCATAACCAATATAGGTGAGCTCAGCCAATGAGACGCCCATATCCGTATCATCGTAGGGATCGCCTAGTGTCAGCTTGTGTGAGCCGTTGCCGACCTGTATCTGACCTTCCAAACCACTGACTTCCGTCAGCTTTTCGCCGTTCAAATAAAGGGCAGCTTTGCCGGTATCGTTGTTGAACGTAAACGTGACGGCACTCCATTCGTCCGCTGACAGCTTCGGAAAGGACGATTTCAGCCATGTTGCCCCGTGATCGGTCGTTAGAGCGAGCGATATCGAGGTCGGCGTCATGAACATTACGAAGCTGGAAGAGAAATTCAGGACGCGGCCGCCAGCGTCTTGAGAGCCATTGAACGCAATGTCAAACGAAACCGAGTATTGCTTGTTGTTCAGGAAGTCTTGCGTGGCATCGATGCTCACGTTGTCGCCATTAAGGCTTAGACCTTCTTTGCCGTCGATCGTTGTGATCGTCACTTTGTCGCCTAAATGCACCCCGTTCGGAGTTCCGGTGGCATCTTTGGCTTGTCCATCTTCGACTTCAAGATTGAAGTAATGCGGAGACTCCAGAACGACGGATTTCGTGAACTCGACGACTTCGCCGTTCTCGTAGGTAACCTTTGCCGTGGCGTCCTGTCGTCCAGATTCAGAGTAAGTGTGTGTTACGTCGACGCCCTGTTTGGTCGTTCCGTCCGAAAACACCCACTCGACCGATTTGACGTTTTCAGCCTCATTCCCGGACAAAGAGTAGCTAACTTCTAGAGCATCGCGCCCATAACCGAGTGAAGCCTCAACGTGACCAGGCTCAACAACCTTGGACATGTTCGCCCCAATGGTTGCTGAAACTTCGTCCGAAACAACAGCTAGGTCTGCTGCTGTTACATTTTCTGCAAAATAGTTCGCAAAAAAGTCTCCGGCGAAGTTCGCACCAAAAGGATCGGTTGACTGGACAATAACGTTGCCGTTGCTGACCTGAGTGTCCTCATTATAAATGACCTCAGACTCAACAATGTTATCCGTAATCGTTACGTTTGTGGATGTAACTTGGACGTTGATGATCGGAACTTCGATTGGATCTGGATTCAGTTCTTTACTGACCAAAGTATTGTTGGAGATTTTTAACCCATCTGTTTCTCCAACGCGAATTCCGTGAAGATGACTGTTGATGATCACGTTATCTTCGATGACGAAATTCTGATAGAACATGTCTTCGCCGCCACCCTGCGAATCCACGACCTCATTGCGGATGAAGATCGATTGCGTGAAAACGCCTTCGCCCTGGTCCAACAAATTGTCTCGAATAACGACATTGACACTTGGCTCATCCGTTCCGTTCGTCCAGAACTGGATCATATCTTTGTGGTTTTCAGTATTCTCGTGCGCATCGAAGTCATGAATATGGTTGCCTTCGATCAGAACATTCTGCACTTCGGCAAAATCGAAGCCATCGCTTGCCATCGAATGCACGTCATTGTTCGTAACGGTCAGATTGTCCGTCTCGAAGAAGACTGCACCACGATTAAAATTGAAAAGTTCGGTTTCGGTCAGTGTAAAGTCGGAAGACCCTCTGACCCATAGACCAATGGCATTGCCATAACCGTCGTCGAGGTCATTTATGCCTTCTGCGTCATCGCCGTCGATCACCGAGTTTTTGATTTCTACGTTCTCGGAACCCAAAACCTGAAACGGCCTTGTGTTGTAACGGTCTCCTTCGCTGAATGTGTAATCGAATGTAACTTCTTCAAACGTAATGTTGGAAGATTCTGTGACCAGTAGATTAGAAAACACAGCAGGGTTGTCCGGGTCAGCGGACTTGAAGGTTACGGTACTTGCCGGATTAAAGTCAGCGAGTGTCAGCCCACCCCAGTCACCGCCTTTCAAAAGAATGGTTTCACCACCATCCGATTTTGCAATTGCGGCTTGAAGCTCTTCGGGCGTCGAAACCAAAAGGGTTTCTACACTTGCCTCGTTTACATCAGATACAGTTCCGGACATAGAGTGCCTCTCAAAATGACCAAGTTGAGAGGAACCTATCAAGCTGCTGTTGATTGGCAGTTTAATGTCGGTCTCGTTATTTATGCAAAATTTAAATACTTTCGAACTGTTTTCTGAAGAGCCTTCCTCACACGAAGCAGTTTCGACAGCTTCTTCTTGGTTTTTAAGTAGCTTAGAGACTGTTGTTTGAAAATTTGATAAAGCGTTCGACGTCTCCGTCAAACTCAATCCGTTACCAGAAATAATCGTCCCAGCTAGAAAAATAACGAATCCAAAAGACGATACAAACATTGCAACGAGCACCGGCACATATAACATGCGACGGCGTCTCCTGTAGTTGCGATACTTGTTGGTTGGCACTGCGAAGCTCCCAATCAATGCAATTTTGCGAACACCATAGGGTCAGGTAATAACGTGATCCAATTTGATATAGACTTGTGTCGAGTAAACAGTGGCCACTATGTGCCAAGCCCATGTTAACATAGACAAGATGTTTTCGGACGCCTGCGTGTTGAAAACGGCTTCATCATATTCAAGTGAACGTCTTTTTCGTCGAGTCTCTGAAATGCACCAGACAGTGCCATTGAGTGTCAGCAAAGCAACAGGATGTGGACGTTATCGATCTTGAGTGGCAATTTTGGGCTCAAAGAGCGGCTATTTTTGACGATTCGCGCTTTTTGGACCCTTGAAAGAGCGAATGCCTTTGTTGCCTGACGCCGTGCAATCCATGCTGAGTTCATTTGCGTGTGTCGGGTAACAAGTAGTTCAACGCAATGGGCAACGGAACGAAATGTTCCTTTTGCAAAGTTCCAAAGCACAAAAAAAGTGAAGACGGGTAAGATAAGACTGAAATCTCGCAACCAAGTTTGATGTTGCACATAGCGAGAGACCATGTCGCTCCTCAGGACGGGCATTTGTTCATGATGCCGAGCCAAAGAGTCGGTCAGTTATCCTGAGCCTGCCCAAGGAAGGAGGTCTCCATGGTTGGAACGAATACAATTCGTGTCCAAATCGAAGATCGCAGTAATTTGGGGGTATCGAATAAGTTCTGCAAAGCGGGAAACAGGATGCATCCTCCCTGCTCGCGGGCGAAGCGGATATTGTTGCGCTTTTTTGTGATTATCCAAACGACCAAGCGCAGTGCATCGAACCAAAAAAGAACCGTAAGGACGTGGCGCATGGTGTGCTCGGCGACATAGTCAACTTTTCAAGCTTGGGCAAACCAGCGCTGTGCTATGATCCGGGCATTCAATTCTCTCTCACCAAACATGCGACTTGAAGGCACAAAATCCCAGTCGCCGTTAGATCCTGTTCAAGAACAGGCGTCGATCGTTTTGCCGTGCGCCGGTCGAATTGACTGGACGGTCTACAAATCAGTTCCAGTCTAACTTCTGTCAGAGTGCGATGAGGCATATAGACGGCGTGAAAGTTCAGGAGAATGGCGGTTGAGGCCATGTTTGTTGTCGAAATGCAAACACGTGTAAACCACTTGGCCTGAGAGAACGGAGTTCGACTAGCATGCTCGTGGAAGATGACTTAAGTCAAAGACCTATTGCTCACATTTGCCGGAATCAGTGCGACGTTGGCGCTTTGTTGCATAAGGTGGGAGCTTTTCCAGAATACAAGGAAAGGCGCTTTCTATGTATCGTCCCACGTGCCGGTCTTGATCAAAGCGCCACGGCTGTCTCTCTACCAACCAGATAGTGTCAACATTTTGAAGTGAAACACTCAATTCTTCCACCATGCTCGCATTGATGGCTGGAACACCCGTGTTTCCCGCGGGGTAGACATACTGTGCTTTGGTCGCCGGAAACGGTCCGGGAACGGGCCGCAGATCAAATTCGGTATCTTGAATTTCCTCGTAGTACATAATTGGAAGAGCCACGGAGTTTGGTGAGGCAACAATGGTTGGCTTGCTGCCAGGCTCGGCACTTTCCATAACGCGGGCAACTAATTTGCGAAAATTTGCTGCCCTTCGTTCATCCGGATTGGCAACCACAGAATGGTAACTGAAGGCGCTCGCGACACCAAACATGGCAATAAGCGATACGGTGACAGTCTTCCAACGGCGTCGCGTGAAGTGGCCTATAGCAACCGGCGCTACTGAACAACCAATAATCAGAGCAATTTGCGAGGCTTCAAATGTTCTTCGCAGGTAGATTGGTTGCCATAAATAACTGAGAATTGCGGTCGTTATCATTGGAAGAAAAGCAGTCAGGACCAGCAGCACAGGTATCAAAGATCTGGCTCGGTTTTCTTGATTCTTCAAAGATGAATAGAACAGAAAACAAATTCCCAACAACGAAAGCGGGAAAATGAATAGCCCAGCCCATGACTTTCCAATGGCCAAGCCAAAGGCATCTTTGGCAAATCTGACGGCTGAAGGTGGCGTCATCCAAAATCCATGTTCGCCGATGCCTTGAACCTGTGACAGCGAGTTAAATAGAGCCGGAAAATAGGCGATTAGTGCGATCAATCCTGCAAATGTGAGATTGGTAAGTGTGTGTATCTTTTCCTCGCAGCCAATCCACCAGAAAAATAAGAAAAAAGTAAACAAAAAAACATAAACTATTCCTATATTATGGCTCCACGCAAGCATCGCCATTCCAAGGCCAAGCAATGCTAAAGCAAGCGTAAGTGTTTTATCACGTCTGAATACCTCAATGAGTGGTCTTGTAAGACGCTCGCCGTTGATTAGCAGGTAAGAAACCGAAAATAGAGTGGTTGCCAAGCTTAGCGACATCATCGAATAAGATCGAACGTCATGAGACACCCTAATTTGCGTTTCCGACATTGCGAATAGGAAAGAAGCCAAGACGGTTACAGTGAGCTGGTCTTTACGAGGTGCGCAAATCCATGCTGTAGCGGCGACAAATGGAATTGAGGCAACACTAAAGAGTGTCGACAGCAGTCTAAGAGTCGTTTCGTCCGATCCCAGATTACGCCACAACTTTAGTATCGAATAGTAGAGAACAGGTTGAGTCTCAAATGTAGGAACCTTGGTCCAAAGATAGTGCCAGCTCTGGTCAGAAAACCAAGCGCTGTAGCCTTCGTCCTGCCAAAATGAAAGTGTTGAAATGTTATGAAATCTAACCAGGAAGGCAAATATCATTACAATGAATACAAAGGCAGTGGCTAATCTCGCTCTGTTTTCATAAAATATGTGCCTATCTAATTTCATGAGAAGCTCGATTCACAAACTTTTTGAGATTTGCGCATCTTACTCAAAAAGTACGTTTTATGATTGTGAGACATCTTCTGTAGCATTCAAGTTCTCAAACTTTTTTAAAAAAAAGCAGACAAAGTTTTCCGTCATAGTGCTCAAAGTAAAAAAGAACGAAGGTTCATTTACTTCTCGGAGTACTCTGACTGCTATTGGTACACGTTCTGATAAAATTTCATTCTCTCAAATACTCATTCCAAGCCGAAATTTGCTTTGAATGTTCGCTGTGCCATCAGCAAATGTAATGCTCGCACCGACAATGAACGAAAGAATTGGAATTAAGTTCTCTTTGTGGTTCAGCGCATTTGTGTTTCGTTTTTTACGACACTCACGCCGTTGTACAGCTTGACCAGCCTTTCGATTTTACGATCCCATAGACCGATTTCTTGAACCCGTTCAAGAGCCCCTTTTGCGAGCGCCGACAATCTTTCAGCGTCTGTCGCAAGTGTGCGAATTGAGCTTGCCAACTCGTCGGCAAATATGGCGGGTTCGGAGGGGGAAAGTCTTATTCCGCAACTGTTGTCAACGATGTGCCCGGGACCGCCAATCGATGTCGTAATGACCGGTAATCCGTGGCGCATTGCCTCAAAGAGCACGATCCCTGTTGGCTCTCGAAAACTTGGAAAGAGAAACACGTCTGCATCCGCATAAAGTTCGTCCACTTCATCCTTTGGCACCCGCCCAAGAAACTGCACCTGATCGGTCACACCTAATGCCTCAGCTTCCTTGCGGCAGTCCTGCAGATCTTCCCCGTCTCCGGCAATCTTGAGCACAACCTCTGGCAAATCCTTCAATTTGGCCATCGCTCTTACGGCGTCGCGAACGCCTTTTGTTCGAATGACGCGACCCACAAACAAGAGACGGAGTTTACCGCGGCCAACAGACGGACGTTTTTCTGAAATAGCCAAACTGTCGATACCCACTTCAGTATCATATTCGACTCGCTTGAGATTAAGGTGGGACAACGCCTCTGATACATATTCACCGGAGCAAATGACGGCCTCGGCGCACTTGTAAGTGCGGCGCAAAAACGGATCGTATCGTAGCCTGAAATTGTCTGTTTCACGAAGCCGGGCGAACAGAGGCTCTGTCTTCAACTCCGCCTTGAATTCTTCCGGCGTGGGCAAGCCGCCTGCCACCGGGCCAATAATGTACGGGTATCCCAAGCCTGCACAGGGGGTAGGGAATCTGAAGGCCATGGGCGTCAAGTGATGAATGAGGTCGAAGTGTTCGCCTTTCTTTCGGGCATTTTTGATCCATGATCTGGCTCGAAAGTAGAATGGTACGTAGAATGGTTTGAGGGTTCCATTGAGGCGACGCCAACCGTCAACCCAACCCAATGCGTTCCATTCGATAACACGCACACCGGGCAGTTGGAGGGAAGGGGCAACGCGCCCTGGAAGATGTAAAGTCAGCAGTGTAACGTCGCAGACTTTGGCTATGCGCGAAATCCATTCATAGCCGCAATGTGACTCGCCGATCTCCGATCTGTCGCATTGCGAGGCCACAATGAGAACGCGCAAACGTCCCGTCATGTTCAAATTCCTACCGACTTTTTTGTCGACCATGTCCGATGATGGTGCAGAACGACATTGATAAAGTGATTGCGCCGTTCTTTTGATTTAGCGTCTCTTTGAAGCAGGCTGGCGCAACTCCAGTACGCGGCTCTAGTCGCATTAAAGGTAAGAAGAACGAGCCAGGTGGCAAAACTGCCTAACAAGCCGTAGTGTTTCGCATGCAGCTTCACTGTCGCACTCGTGAGCATCAGGTCGCGTTTGTAGTTGAGTTTTCGAACGGAACCGCCGCCGTGATGGGTGATTACGCCAACAGGTGCAAAACGCAAATTCCACCCAGCGTCTTGAAATCTTTTGCACCAGTCGGTTTCTTCTCCATAAAAGAAAAAGTTCTCGTCCAGTAACCCGACTTGTTCCATCGCCGTGCGGCGGACCAGCATGTAGCATCCGGTCACAACGTCCACGTCTCTTTCGTCGTCTCTGTTCCAATTGACCATCTGATATCGGTCGAGGAATTTGGGCCACCGAAGTTTCGACAGCCCGCTCGTTTGAAGCATCAGATTGATCAAAGTCGGAAACCGGCTACAGGTCGGTTGTAAAGATCCGTCTGTGTTGAGCACGCGGCACCCCATGACTCCAACGTCTGGGTTTTGTTCAAGATATTCGACCGATTTTGGCAATACGTCGCCATGAATGAGAGTATCGGAATTGAGTAGAAGCACATACTCCCCTTTTGAAATTTCAATCGCTTGATTGTTTGCCGCGGCAAAGCCTCGGTTCTCCGAGTTGGCGATTAACACTGCTTCGGGGAAAGACTCTTCTACCATTTCTCTCGAACCGTCAGATGAAGCATTATCAACTACGATTACTTCAGCGTCGACTTCGCTCAAACCGGAAAAAACGGTCTCAAGACATTCCCTGGTCATTTTCAGGGTGTTCCAGCTAATAATGATAATCGAAAGCTGCATGATTTGTTTTATCTTTCATTCGAAGATTAACTTGATCGATCACTTCTAGGTATCAAGATTTGACAGTTGTCTTGATCGTCAAACAGAGATGCATATCTGGATATCCGCAGTTCTTAAGCTGAATTAAAGCTAAGATCTGAGTGGGACCCTATATCATTGATCACGAAAAAAAAATGTAAGCTTTCGAACATGATTTACGTCGTTAAATAACCTGGACAATGATTAGCGGCATTGAGCATCACATCCGGCTATCGTTGCAATTCGACAGTTCTGTTAAATGCAAACGGATGGCTTTCGTACGTACTTTTTTTTGACTAGAACCTCAACTTGAGACCAATCATTTGGTCCAAATAGAGATGAATTTGCAGGTAAGGCCGAATTCAGAATTATTTTCAATAGTAATAATCTTCGCTTTTAACGGTTTCGCACTTGTTCAGCACAATTCCGAGCAGTTTTTCAAGTTCACTAATTTGTAGCTCGCATTCGTCTACTTCTGCTGTTGTCGTCATGCCGGCCGCCACAACAAGCAAAGACGTGTCGACGCGAGGGAGAAACCCGAGCGCGTCGTCGCTGCTACGCATGGGCGGGAGGTCGAACAAGATGATTTCTGGTGAAAGTTCTTTATTGATGAACTCGAAAAGCTCTAGCATTTTTGGCGCTTGCAGCAATTCGGAAGATGCAGGCGTGTGACCGCTATTCAATCCAAGAGTTAAGTTCTCGTCGGCTTTCAGAAAACAGTCCTTTGCCTCAGCTCGTCCCAGCAGGAACTGTGCAATGGACCGATCCGGTTCAATATTTAATGTCGGTGCGATTGAAGGACGTCTCAGATCCAGGTCTACAACGACAGTTTTAAGGCCTGGATTGCGGGAAAGACTGAAGGCAAGATTGAGCGTGACCATCGTCTTGCCGCAGTTGGGTGTCGGGGAGGTGATTGCAAGCGACTTCCAATTGTTGTCAGACATCGCCTGGCGAACGCGTGTACGCAGCAGATTGAAAGCAATATAGTTTGGGTCATCCATCGATTTGGAGACAATCCGCTTTCTTTCCAAATGCTTTGGGTCAATCTCGACGGTGCGGAGAACAAGCTCTTCGGGCTTGGCTGAAACCTCGGTAGAGTCGACTTTCTGAAGTGGCAGGCGGCGTTCTGCCGGCCGAGGCGTTTCAGTCGCATGAGCGACTGTTTCGTCCAACACGCCGGCTTTTTTAAGCGCACTCTTGATATGTTCCACTCGATAACTCCGACTTTGTTTTCAGCACGCTTAGGTCAAATTGAATTTCGACAAGAGTGGTTCGATCATGAGCCAAACTCTTTCCGCCAGAAGGTCTATTGGCATGACATAACGATCAACAAGCAACGTCACGCATGCGACAAACAGCAAAAACAGGCAGAAGGTAAGAAGGCGGCGCACAACTTGTCGAATGCGCTCGCGCCTTGTTGTGACGTATGGAATGACGGCAATGGGTCTAACCTTGAGACGTCTTTCTAAGTCGCCGGCCGTCCGGATGCTGTTGTCTAGAAACTCGAGCAAAAACACAAGTGCAGCGCCGATAGCGAGCGCTCCGCCGCCGCCTGCGGCTACGATTTGTATGCGGTTTGGCTTGGTAGGAGCTTCAGGAATAGTCGCTTGTTCGAGAACTTCAAATCTTTCCGCCTGCCGGTCCTGTTCCAGCCGCTCGCCAATCTCGGCATCCGTAAGCTTTGCTTTCGTTTGGCTGAATTCGTCCCTCAAATTCTCATAGTCTCGTGTCATCGCGGCAAGCTCAACCTCAACCGTTGGGGTTTTTGCGATGCTTTCTTTGAGGTTGTCGGCCCGTCTCGTCAGTTCGCTTTGCTGTGCTTCGAGCAACTTGGTCCTTGTCGCGGGATCAGTTGTGAAACCTTCCTGGGCCATCCGCGCTTTAATAGCGGCAATTTCGATCTCCGCAAGGGCAATTTGCCGGTCCAGATCATCCATCGTCCGCTGCGAAACGAATCCTTTTTCCAACAGCGGGGTCAGCAATTCACGCCGCTCCACAAATGCGTCGTAGTTGAGTTCCTGGGACTGGAGACTGAACGCAAGCTGTTGTGCGTTGGCGTCACCTGTAGCCGCGCTATTAGAGTCCGCATTGCTCGCGATCTGAAGTTGAGCGTCAATCTGATTGAGATTGGACAATATGATTGTTAGCTGTTCGCGTCTT from the Roseibium sp. HPY-6 genome contains:
- a CDS encoding right-handed parallel beta-helix repeat-containing protein, with the translated sequence MPTNKYRNYRRRRRMLYVPVLVAMFVSSFGFVIFLAGTIISGNGLSLTETSNALSNFQTTVSKLLKNQEEAVETASCEEGSSENSSKVFKFCINNETDIKLPINSSLIGSSQLGHFERHSMSGTVSDVNEASVETLLVSTPEELQAAIAKSDGGETILLKGGDWGGLTLADFNPASTVTFKSADPDNPAVFSNLLVTESSNITFEEVTFDYTFSEGDRYNTRPFQVLGSENVEIKNSVIDGDDAEGINDLDDGYGNAIGLWVRGSSDFTLTETELFNFNRGAVFFETDNLTVTNNDVHSMASDGFDFAEVQNVLIEGNHIHDFDAHENTENHKDMIQFWTNGTDEPSVNVVIRDNLLDQGEGVFTQSIFIRNEVVDSQGGGEDMFYQNFVIEDNVIINSHLHGIRVGETDGLKISNNTLVSKELNPDPIEVPIINVQVTSTNVTITDNIVESEVIYNEDTQVSNGNVIVQSTDPFGANFAGDFFANYFAENVTAADLAVVSDEVSATIGANMSKVVEPGHVEASLGYGRDALEVSYSLSGNEAENVKSVEWVFSDGTTKQGVDVTHTYSESGRQDATAKVTYENGEVVEFTKSVVLESPHYFNLEVEDGQAKDATGTPNGVHLGDKVTITTIDGKEGLSLNGDNVSIDATQDFLNNKQYSVSFDIAFNGSQDAGGRVLNFSSSFVMFMTPTSISLALTTDHGATWLKSSFPKLSADEWSAVTFTFNNDTGKAALYLNGEKLTEVSGLEGQIQVGNGSHKLTLGDPYDDTDMGVSLAELTYIGYELTEEEVADGLKMGSFEKAVDATDEDEAPANNDPKPVNDSDDTDPLVDDSDETNSDEGQTNKALFGTEEDDTMWAGSAEGQIVDGGAGNDVIATYDGDDTLIGGLGSDKLFGGNGNDILVADADDKRLDGGAGFDRLQFDESLVDIDMREFKAYLIGIEAFNIENDTNQTLTIDHRDASGLDSADGLYVFANDGDSVVFDDSSNAVSFVASGQTEFDGNLFNVFTSTRYKEEKLFYIDADASVYNSNGDLLSPLEISPLLADDIIA
- a CDS encoding glycosyltransferase family 4 protein — its product is MTGRLRVLIVASQCDRSEIGESHCGYEWISRIAKVCDVTLLTLHLPGRVAPSLQLPGVRVIEWNALGWVDGWRRLNGTLKPFYVPFYFRARSWIKNARKKGEHFDLIHHLTPMAFRFPTPCAGLGYPYIIGPVAGGLPTPEEFKAELKTEPLFARLRETDNFRLRYDPFLRRTYKCAEAVICSGEYVSEALSHLNLKRVEYDTEVGIDSLAISEKRPSVGRGKLRLLFVGRVIRTKGVRDAVRAMAKLKDLPEVVLKIAGDGEDLQDCRKEAEALGVTDQVQFLGRVPKDEVDELYADADVFLFPSFREPTGIVLFEAMRHGLPVITTSIGGPGHIVDNSCGIRLSPSEPAIFADELASSIRTLATDAERLSALAKGALERVQEIGLWDRKIERLVKLYNGVSVVKNETQMR
- a CDS encoding glycosyltransferase family 2 protein, with the protein product MQLSIIIISWNTLKMTRECLETVFSGLSEVDAEVIVVDNASSDGSREMVEESFPEAVLIANSENRGFAAANNQAIEISKGEYVLLLNSDTLIHGDVLPKSVEYLEQNPDVGVMGCRVLNTDGSLQPTCSRFPTLINLMLQTSGLSKLRWPKFLDRYQMVNWNRDDERDVDVVTGCYMLVRRTAMEQVGLLDENFFFYGEETDWCKRFQDAGWNLRFAPVGVITHHGGGSVRKLNYKRDLMLTSATVKLHAKHYGLLGSFATWLVLLTFNATRAAYWSCASLLQRDAKSKERRNHFINVVLHHHRTWSTKKSVGI
- a CDS encoding CpsD/CapB family tyrosine-protein kinase; amino-acid sequence: MEHIKSALKKAGVLDETVAHATETPRPAERRLPLQKVDSTEVSAKPEELVLRTVEIDPKHLERKRIVSKSMDDPNYIAFNLLRTRVRQAMSDNNWKSLAITSPTPNCGKTMVTLNLAFSLSRNPGLKTVVVDLDLRRPSIAPTLNIEPDRSIAQFLLGRAEAKDCFLKADENLTLGLNSGHTPASSELLQAPKMLELFEFINKELSPEIILFDLPPMRSSDDALGFLPRVDTSLLVVAAGMTTTAEVDECELQISELEKLLGIVLNKCETVKSEDYYY